The Balaenoptera acutorostrata chromosome 10, mBalAcu1.1, whole genome shotgun sequence genome has a window encoding:
- the LOC130708999 gene encoding plectin-like, with protein MVVVLVVVFVLPLVSLVCMKRCQEASEHGVYSDLLQRQEATMLENRKLTGKITELERMLAELEKQKSRVEEELPKVREAAENELRKQQRDAADIALQKLRAESEAQRYRRELEAVEGEKEVAQRELERVRRLTAEAEAQREAVERNLRGFRKQLEEHTASRRALESHLKRKDSSLHEVEQQKDKLMEELRRKKDHEEELLKLVEQMEKDLTFQKQVAEKQLKEKQKIESEARRKITEVQYSYKENTLPACTSTQAEELKQQVDELTVANRKAEKDRRELKHELSALQLRKTSSEEKARVLKEKLGETSNALRCLKLELERKDQAEEGFSRQLRELGRQLSQTTGKAEEVRQEANDLKRIKHSYELELESLQQEKGKLQREVDRITRTQAVTKRSIQHINSQVTSLQDDKDFSGERARSCQRKSDHLKEQFEKSHAQLLQNIQAEKENNEKIQKLKEELERSNDSADSLKHKVDELTRQNNETKLMMERIQAESANVVLEKQAIQQRCEALKIQADGFKDQLCATNKHLHKQTKTEQDFQRRIKCLEEDLAQSQHLVSEFKQKCDQQDLIIQNTEKEVQSLSAELSASKEEKRLGEQTVQMQWAQVQDLNDRLKKVQDELHLKILEEQVTHRKMVLFQEESEKFKRSAEEFRKKMEKLMDSKVITEHDISGIQLDFVSLQRENCRAQENARLCETNIRELERQLQQYREQMHRGQDGEAYHYQKCRKLTDELVAQKREVENLKQKMDQQIKEQEHQLVVLQCEIQKKNPAFKTHLEMAVKEYQRPGDFSSSPSGAGSPLQRWTQEPQPSEERWQHWGAEQIQKEGQGGPSGAPVEKEKSEQCYSEYFSQTSTELQITFDEMNPVGRPSEIEKLRNQGLYNSRPAVRCQDDKCEIDLVTLLAPLEIAKNKQYAMHTEVTALKQEKSPVPGADEWLLEGCRALGRPKRDFLKKGSEPETSQNLGGGRACSVRDDEFQFQGLRHTVTARQLVEVKLLDMKTVEQLRLGLKTVEEVQKTLSKFLTKATSIAGLYLESTTEKISFSSAAKKLIIDKMMTLAFLEAQAATGFIIDPLSGQTCSVEDAILKGVVDPEFKIRLLEAEKAALGYPCSSKTLSVFQAMENRMLDRQRGKHMLEVQIASGGVIDPVRGIRVPPEVALQQGLLNNAILQFLHEPSSNTRTFPNPNNKRTLYYSELLRMCVFDVDGQCFLFPFGEKNISNLNVAKTHRIAVVDTKTGAELTAYEAFQRNLIEKSTYLELSGQQYQWKEATFFESYGHPCRMLTDTKTGLQFSISEAIEQGTIDKASIKKYQEGFLTLTELADSLLSRLVPKKDSHSPVAGYWLTSSGERISVLKATRRNLVDRITALRCLEAQVSTGGIIDPLTGKRYRVAEALHRGLVDEGFAQQLRQCELVVTGISHPISNKVMSVVEAVSANIISKDMGIRCLEFQYLTGGLIEPQAQSRLSIEEALQVGIIDVFIATKLKDQKSYVRNILCPQTKRKLTYKEALEKADFDFHTGLKLLEVSEPLMTGISSLYYSSQ; from the exons atggtggtggtgttggtggtggtgtttgTTCTGCCTTTGGTTTCACTGGTCTGT ATGAAAAGGTGTCAGGAGGCTTCTGAGCACGGGGTGTATTCAGATCTGCTCCAGCGGCAGGAGGCGACGATGCTGGAGAATCGCAAACTCACGGGGAAGATAACAGAGCTGGAGAGGATGCTGGCTGAGCTTGAGAAGCAGAAGTCCCGGGTTGAGGAGGAGCTTCCAAAGGTCAGGGAGGCAGCGGAGAATGAGCTGAGGAAGCAGCAGAGGGATGCAGCGGACATCGCCCTGCAGAAGCTGCGGGCGGAGAGCGAGGCCCAGAGGTACCGCCGGGAGCTGGAAGCCGttgagggggagaaggaggtggCGCAGCGCGAGCTGGAGCGCGTGCGGAGGCTCACGGCCGAGGCCGAGGCCCAGAGGGAGGCCGTGGAGAGGAACCTGCGTGGCTTCCGGAAACAGCTGGAGGAGCACACCGCCAGCAGGAGGGCCCTGGAGAGCCACCTGAAGAGGAAAGACTCCAGCCTCCACGAGGTGGAGCAACAGAAAGATAAGCTGATGGAGGAGCTAAGGAGAAAGAAGGACCACGAAGAGGAGCTCCTGAAGCTGGTCGAGCAGATGGAGAAAGACCTCACGTTCCAGAAACAGGTGGCGGAGAAACAGctgaaggaaaagcagaaaattgaatCGGAAGCCAGAAGAAAAATAACCGAGGTGCAGTATTCGTACAAAGAAAACACGCTGCCAGCTTGTACGAGCACCCAGGCTGAGGAGCTGAAGCAGCAGGTGGATGAGCTGACAGTGGCCAATAGAAAGGCTGAGAAGGACAGGCGGGAGCTGAAGCATGAACTCAGCGCCCTGCAGCTCAGGAAAACTTCATCGGAGGAAAAGGCTCGCGTGCTCAAAGAAAAACTGGGTGAAACCAGCAATGCACTGAGATGCCTCAAGCTGGAGTTGGAAAGGAAGGACCAGGCAGAGGAGGGGTTCTCTCGGCAGCTCCGGGAGCTGGGCAGGCAGCTGAGCCAGACCACAGGGAAGGCAGAAGAGGTCAGGCAGGAGGCCAATGACCTTAAGAGGATAAAGCACAGCTATGAGCTAGAACTGGAATCTCTGCAGCAGGAGAAAGGGAAGCTGCAGAGGGAGGTGGACAGGATCACCAGGACCCAGGCTGTCACCAAGAGGAGCATCCAGCATATAAATTCACAAGTTACTTCTTTGCAGGATGACAAGGACTTCTCTGGCGAAAGAGCACGATCCTGCCAGAGAAAGTCAGATCACCTGAAAGAACAATTTGAGAAAAGCCACGCGCAGTTGCTTCAAAATATTCaagctgaaaaggaaaataacGAGAAAATCCAAAAGCTTAAAGAGGAATTGGAGAGAAGTAATGACTCTGCAGACTCACTAAAGCACAAAGTGGATGAACTCACCAGGCAGAATAACGAAACCAAGTTAATGATGGAGAGAATTCAGGCAGAATCGGCAAACGTGGTCTTAGAGAAACAAGCCATCCAGCAAAGATGTGAAGCACTGAAAATCCAGGCGGATGGTTTTAAAGACCAGCTTTGTGCCACAAACAAACACTTGCACAAACAGACGAAAACGGAACAGGATTTCCAGAGGAGAATCAAATGCCTGGAAGAAGACCTGGCGCAAAGTCAACATTTAGTAAGTGAATTTAAGCAGAAGTGTGACCAGCAGGACCTCATCATCCAGAACACGGAGAAGGAGGTGCAAAGTCTGAGTGCCGAGCTAAGTGCATCCAAAGAGGAGAAACGCCTTGGGGAACAGACGGTGCAGATGCAGTGGGCACAGGTGCAGGATCTGAACGACAGACTGAAAAAGGTGCAAGATGAACTGCACTTAAAGATCCTAGAGGAGCAGGTGACCCACAGGAAGATGGTTCTGTTTCAGGAGGAATCTGAGAAATTCAAACGTTCTGCAGAGGAGTTTcggaaaaagatggaaaaattgaTGGACTCCAAAGTTATCACGGAACATGATATTTCGGGCATCCAGCTCGACTTTGTGTCTCTCCAGCGGGAAAACTGCAGGGCGCAAGAGAACGCGAGGCTCTGTGAAACAAATATCCGAGAACTTGAGAGGCAGCTCCAGCAATATCGTGAGCAGATGCACCGAGGGCAGGATGGGGAGGCATATCACTACCAGAAATGTCGGAAGCTCACAGATGAGCTGGTCGCCCAGAAAAGGGAGGTGGAAAACCTGAAGCAAAAGATGGATCAGCAGATAAAAGAACAAGAGCATCAGTTAGTGGTGCTCCAGTGTGAAATCCAGAAAAAGAACCCAGCCTTCAAGACACATCTTGAGATGGCAGTGAAAGAGTATCAGCGCCCAGGGgacttctcctcctctccctccggGGCCGGGTCCCCTCTACAGAGGTGGACTCAGGAACCACAGCCTTCGGAGGAAAGATGGCAACATTGGGGTGCTGAACAGATACAGAAGGAGGGCCAGGGCGGGCCGTCGGGGGCTCCggttgagaaagagaaaagtgagcAGTGTTACTCTGAATACTTTTCTCAAACAAGCACCGAATTACAGATAACTTTTGATGAGATGAACCCTGTTGGAAGACCGTCAGAAATCGAGAAGCTAAGAAATCAAGGTCTGTACAATTCCAGACCCGCTGTCAGGTGTCAAGATGACAAGTGTGAAATAGACCTGGTGACGCTTCTGGCGCCCTTAGAG ATAGCTAAGAACAAGCAGTATGCTATGCACACAGAAGTCACGGCATTAAAGCAAGAAAAGAGCCCAGTGCCCGGTGCTGATGAATGGCTGCTTGAAGGGTGCAGGGCACTGGGTCGACCCAAAAGAGATTTTCTTAAGAAGGGCTCAGAACCAGAGACCTCTCAGAACCTTGGTGGTGGTCGTGCATGCTCGGTCAGGGATGATGAGTTTCAATTCCAAGGGCTCCGGCACACTGTGACGGCCAGGCAGTTGGTCGAAGTTAAGCTTCTGGACATGAAAACAGTTGAGCAGCTGCGACTTGGCCTTAAGACCGTTGAAGAAGTTCAGAAAACTCTGAGCAAGTTTTTGACAAAAGCCACCTCCATCGCAGGGCTTTACCTAGAATCCACAACAGAGAAGATTTCATTTTCCTCAGCTGCCAAGAAACTCATCATTGATAAGATGATGACTTTAGCATTTTTAGAAGCTCAGGCGGCTACGGGTTTCATAATTGACCCCCTTTCAGGGCAGACCTGTTCTGTTGAGGATGCAATCCTTAAAGGTGTGGTTGACCCCGAATTCAAAATCAGGCTCCTTGAGGCAGAGAAGGCGGCCCTGGGGTATCCATGTTCTTCTAAGACACTGTCAGTGTTTCAAGCCATGGAAAATAGAATGCTTGACAGGCAAAGGGGCAAACATATGTTGGAGGTGCAGATTGCCAGTGGGGGCGTCATCGACCCCGTGAGGGGCATTCGGGTTCCTCCAGAAGTTGCCCTGCAGCAGGGGCTGCTAAATAACGCCATCCTGCAGTTTTTACATGAGCCATCCAGCAACACCAGAACCTTTCCCAATCCCAATAACAAGCGAACCCTGTATTACTCAGAGTTACTGCGCATGTGTGTCTTTGATGTAGACGGGCAGTGCTTTCTGTTTCCATTTGGGGAGAAGAACATTTCCAATCTCAATGTAGCGAAAACTCACAGGATTGCTGTCGTCGATACTAAGACAGGAGCAGAACTGACTGCCTATGAGGCTTTCCAGAGAAACCTGATTGAGAAAAGTACCTACCTTGAGCTGTCGGGGCAGCAGTATCAGTGGAAGGAAGCCACGTTTTTTGAGTCCTATGGGCATCCCTGTCGTATGCTGACTGATACTAAGACAGGATTACAGTTCAGTATCAGCGAGGCCATAGAGCAGGGAACCATTGACAAAGCCTCCATCAAAAAGTATCAGGAAGGCTTCCTCACACTCACAGAACTCGCTGATTCCTTGCTGAGCAGATTAGTCCCCAAGAAGGACTCGCACAGTCCAGTGGCGGGGTACTGGCTGACTTCCAGTGGGGAGAGGATCTCTGTGCTGAAGGCCACACGTCGGAATCTGGTTGATCGGATCACCGCCCTCCGATGCCTTGAAGCCCAAGTCAGTACCGGGGGCATCATTGACCCTCTGACCGGCAAGAGGTACCGGGTGGCCGAGGCCTTGCACAGAGGCCTGGTGGATGAGGGGTTTGCACAGCAGCTGCGGCAGTGTGAGTTAGTCGTCACGGGGATCAGTCACCCTATCAGTAACAAAGTGATGTCAGTGGTGGAAGCTGTGAGTGCAAATATCATAAGTAAGGACATGGGAATCCGCTGTCTGGAATTTCAGTACTTGACAGGGGGGCTGATTGAGCCCCAGGCCCAGTCCCGCTTGTCGATTGAAGAAGCCCTCCAAGTAGGGATTATAGATGTCTTCATTGCTACAAAGCTCAAAGATCAAAAGTCCTATGTCAGAAATATCCTCTGTCCTCAAACGAAAAGAAAGTTGACATATAAAGAAGCCTTAGAAAAAGCTGATTTTGATTTCCACACAGGACTTAAACTCCTAGAAGTATCTGAACCCTTGATGACAGGGATTTCCAGCCTCTACTATTCTTCACAGTAG